A genomic stretch from Bordetella sp. N includes:
- a CDS encoding SDR family NAD(P)-dependent oxidoreductase gives MSDTITIPNYPQLFSLQGKIAVVLGAASGIGQASAHALGALGAHVLCADRDGAGARATAEQIQQNSAHGGASWLETDAGSGAAIAALADKVLADHGRVDVAVSTPALNIRKLIVDYTEEEFDQVVNLNLKGAFHFMRSFGRPMMKQGSGSLILCSSMRAVTIEPGLGIYAATKAGIAQMVKAFASEVGSYGVRVNAVMPSIIETRLTAPLKEKQDIYKTYAGHTVLNRWGQPSEVGSAVAFLASDAASYISGSSLSVDAGWTAIDGPPTGLTQTRPSE, from the coding sequence ATGAGCGACACGATTACCATTCCGAACTACCCCCAGCTGTTCAGCCTGCAAGGCAAGATCGCCGTCGTCCTGGGCGCGGCATCCGGCATTGGCCAGGCTTCGGCCCATGCGCTGGGCGCCCTGGGCGCGCACGTGCTGTGCGCTGACCGCGATGGCGCGGGCGCCCGCGCCACGGCGGAACAGATCCAGCAGAACAGCGCGCACGGCGGCGCCAGCTGGCTGGAGACGGACGCCGGCAGCGGCGCGGCCATCGCCGCGCTGGCCGACAAGGTGTTGGCCGACCATGGCCGCGTCGACGTCGCCGTGTCGACGCCGGCATTGAACATCCGCAAGCTGATCGTCGACTACACCGAGGAAGAGTTCGACCAGGTCGTCAACCTCAATCTGAAGGGCGCTTTCCATTTCATGCGCAGCTTCGGCCGGCCCATGATGAAACAGGGGTCTGGTAGTCTGATCCTCTGCTCGTCCATGCGGGCCGTCACCATCGAGCCGGGCCTGGGCATCTATGCCGCCACCAAGGCCGGCATCGCGCAGATGGTCAAGGCCTTCGCGTCCGAGGTCGGCAGCTACGGCGTGCGCGTCAACGCGGTGATGCCCAGCATCATCGAGACGCGCCTTACCGCGCCCTTGAAGGAAAAGCAGGACATCTACAAGACGTACGCGGGCCACACGGTGTTGAACCGCTGGGGCCAGCCGTCGGAAGTGGGATCCGCGGTGGCTTTCCTGGCTTCGGATGCGGCCAGCTACATCTCCGGCAGCAGCCTGTCCGTCGATGCGGGCTGGACCGCCATCGACGGGCCGCCCACGGGCCTGACGCAGACCCGGCCGTCGGAATAG
- the ligD gene encoding DNA ligase D codes for MDDTLKTYRAKRDFKATTEPTGGGQANPDAPVFVIQKHWASRLHYDFRLELDGAMKSWAVPKGPSLDPSVKRMAVQVEDHPLAYNQFEGTIPEGHYGAGKVIIWDEGTWTPLGDARKGYREGHLKFDLHGVKLQGRWALVRMKGKSDKQPPWLLIKEKDEEARSDHEFSVVDQMPDSVVPLREQGAAAAPAEPAPATVPGVAARLPATFAPQLATLFAGKPPTGDEWVYELKFDGYRLLARVDNGKVRLYTRNGNDWTARLPHLEQALAKLPIVDGWLDGEIVVPDDEGRPNFQALQNAFDSDRTKGIVYYLFDAPYLSGRDLRGIPLEERRGWLAKVMERGPGEPLRFSETFDAPPGDLAASACQMGFEGLIGKQRESSYVSRRSPAWIKIKCGQRQEFVIVGYTPPQGSRQGLGALLLAVNEKDGSLRYAGKVGTGFDDAMLKRVHGRLSVLTTDKAPARLTGKPAERAIHWVKPEQVAEVAFGAWTDGGHVRHAVFKGLREDKPASAITRERAAVAKDLKVPAAKAATRSKADAGARRPAVKKGKAEEAGTAKGLRLTHPDRVIDASSGITKLDLARFYGLVAPLLLKHLDKRPVSLVRAPQGIDHPLFFQKHLEAPMPEVRDLPQKLYPEHPPLLEVPTPTAIMSAVQMNTVEFHTWNAVYTAIDTPDRMLFDLDPGEGVQWAQVVQATELVHTMLEELGLKAWLKTSGGKGLHIVVPLRKQYGWDTIKDFSAEVTRHLARTLPDIFVAKSGPKNRIGRIFVDYLRNGFGATTVAAWSARSRPGLGVSVPITWDELRKLKSAAQWTVSNIQERLDVADSPWDDYAPQDVRPAMRVLKFKPAE; via the coding sequence ATGGACGACACGCTCAAGACCTATCGCGCCAAGCGCGATTTCAAGGCGACGACCGAGCCCACGGGCGGTGGCCAGGCCAATCCGGACGCGCCGGTATTCGTCATCCAGAAGCATTGGGCCTCGCGTCTGCATTACGACTTCCGGCTGGAGCTGGACGGCGCCATGAAGAGCTGGGCGGTGCCGAAGGGGCCATCCCTGGATCCGAGCGTGAAACGCATGGCGGTGCAGGTCGAGGATCATCCTCTGGCTTACAACCAGTTCGAAGGCACGATCCCGGAAGGCCATTATGGCGCCGGCAAGGTCATCATCTGGGACGAAGGCACGTGGACGCCGCTCGGCGATGCGCGCAAAGGTTATCGCGAAGGGCATCTCAAATTCGATTTGCACGGCGTCAAATTACAGGGGCGCTGGGCCCTGGTGCGAATGAAGGGCAAATCGGACAAGCAACCGCCCTGGCTGTTGATCAAGGAAAAAGACGAGGAAGCGCGCTCCGACCACGAGTTCAGCGTGGTCGACCAGATGCCGGATAGCGTGGTGCCCTTGCGGGAGCAGGGGGCGGCCGCCGCTCCCGCCGAGCCGGCGCCGGCCACCGTGCCCGGCGTGGCCGCCAGGCTGCCCGCGACCTTCGCGCCGCAACTGGCCACATTGTTCGCCGGCAAGCCGCCTACGGGCGACGAATGGGTTTACGAACTGAAGTTCGATGGCTACCGCCTGCTGGCGCGGGTCGATAACGGCAAGGTGCGTCTGTACACCCGCAACGGTAATGACTGGACCGCGCGTCTGCCTCATCTGGAGCAGGCCTTGGCCAAGCTGCCCATCGTTGACGGCTGGCTGGATGGTGAGATCGTGGTCCCGGATGATGAAGGCCGGCCGAACTTCCAGGCCTTGCAGAATGCCTTCGACAGCGATCGCACCAAAGGCATTGTCTACTACCTGTTCGATGCCCCGTATCTCAGCGGTCGAGACCTGCGCGGCATACCCCTGGAGGAACGGCGCGGCTGGCTGGCCAAGGTGATGGAACGCGGGCCTGGCGAGCCGCTGCGGTTCAGCGAGACCTTCGACGCGCCACCGGGCGACCTTGCGGCGTCGGCTTGCCAGATGGGCTTCGAAGGCTTGATCGGCAAGCAGCGGGAGTCGTCCTACGTTTCGCGCCGGTCGCCCGCCTGGATCAAGATCAAATGCGGGCAGCGCCAGGAGTTCGTCATCGTGGGCTACACGCCGCCGCAGGGCAGCCGGCAGGGCTTGGGCGCCTTGCTGCTGGCGGTCAATGAAAAGGATGGGTCCCTGCGCTATGCCGGCAAGGTCGGCACGGGTTTCGACGATGCGATGTTGAAGCGGGTCCACGGGCGCCTGTCGGTGCTGACGACGGACAAGGCGCCGGCACGGCTCACCGGCAAGCCGGCGGAACGCGCCATCCATTGGGTAAAGCCGGAGCAGGTCGCGGAAGTGGCCTTCGGCGCCTGGACCGACGGCGGCCACGTCCGCCACGCGGTGTTCAAGGGCCTGCGCGAAGACAAGCCCGCAAGTGCCATCACACGTGAACGGGCTGCCGTCGCCAAGGATTTGAAGGTGCCCGCGGCAAAGGCGGCGACCAGGTCAAAAGCAGACGCAGGCGCGCGGCGGCCCGCGGTGAAAAAGGGTAAGGCGGAGGAAGCCGGCACGGCCAAGGGCCTGCGCCTGACGCACCCGGATCGCGTCATCGACGCCAGCAGCGGCATCACCAAACTGGATCTGGCGCGCTTCTACGGCCTGGTGGCGCCCTTGCTGCTCAAGCATCTGGACAAGCGACCCGTGTCCCTGGTGCGGGCGCCGCAAGGCATCGATCACCCGCTGTTCTTTCAGAAGCACCTTGAAGCCCCGATGCCGGAAGTGCGCGATCTGCCTCAGAAGCTCTACCCGGAGCATCCCCCCCTGCTTGAAGTGCCCACACCCACGGCCATCATGTCGGCCGTGCAGATGAACACGGTCGAGTTCCACACCTGGAACGCCGTGTACACCGCCATCGATACGCCCGACCGCATGCTGTTCGACCTGGATCCGGGCGAGGGCGTGCAGTGGGCGCAGGTGGTGCAGGCTACCGAACTGGTCCACACCATGCTGGAAGAGCTGGGCCTGAAAGCCTGGCTCAAAACCAGTGGCGGCAAAGGCCTGCACATTGTCGTTCCGCTGCGCAAGCAGTACGGCTGGGACACCATCAAGGACTTTTCCGCCGAGGTCACCCGGCACCTGGCGCGCACGCTGCCGGACATCTTCGTCGCCAAGAGCGGTCCGAAGAATCGAATCGGGCGTATCTTCGTCGACTACTTGCGCAATGGTTTCGGCGCGACGACGGTAGCGGCATGGTCCGCCCGTTCCCGTCCCGGGCTCGGCGTGTCCGTACCCATCACCTGGGACGAGCTGCGCAAGCTGAAAAGCGCCGCGCAATGGACCGTATCCAACATCCAGGAAAGGCTGGATGTCGCGGACAGCCCCTGGGATGACTATGCCCCGCAGGATGTGCGTCCTGCCATGCGGGTCCTGAAGTTCAAGCCGGCAGAATAG
- a CDS encoding DNA-3-methyladenine glycosylase I gives MTASKKAPAAKAATKKAVVSKTAAKKAGAARPAPKKIVASESVSPPSVHRCVWAGEDARMQAYHDEEWGVPEYDSRALWEKLMLDGFQAGLSWRTILHKRPALRKAFADFDPAKVARFTEQDVERLLQDAGIVRSRAKIEATIRGAQIYLEMARNGEDFAEFCWSFTAGKPVRTDGLVRLTASPVSEQMSKELKRRGFKFVGPVIVYAWMQAVGIVNDHDKACFRRKEVSQNFCGLRSAGKTRGTGKASSA, from the coding sequence ATGACCGCATCCAAGAAGGCGCCGGCGGCCAAGGCCGCAACCAAGAAAGCCGTGGTGTCCAAGACGGCCGCCAAGAAAGCGGGGGCAGCGCGGCCGGCCCCCAAGAAAATCGTGGCGTCCGAAAGCGTCTCCCCGCCTTCCGTGCACCGCTGCGTGTGGGCGGGCGAGGACGCCCGCATGCAGGCGTATCACGACGAAGAATGGGGCGTGCCCGAGTACGACAGCCGCGCCTTGTGGGAAAAGCTGATGCTGGACGGTTTCCAGGCCGGCTTGTCGTGGCGCACCATCCTGCACAAACGGCCGGCCTTGCGTAAGGCGTTTGCCGATTTTGACCCGGCCAAGGTAGCGCGTTTCACCGAGCAGGACGTCGAGCGCCTGTTGCAGGACGCGGGCATCGTGCGCTCCCGCGCCAAGATCGAGGCGACGATACGGGGCGCGCAGATTTATCTGGAAATGGCCAGGAACGGCGAAGATTTTGCCGAGTTCTGCTGGTCATTCACGGCCGGCAAACCGGTGCGCACGGACGGCCTGGTCAGGCTGACGGCCAGCCCGGTCTCCGAGCAGATGTCCAAGGAATTGAAGCGGCGCGGATTCAAATTCGTCGGGCCGGTCATCGTCTATGCGTGGATGCAGGCCGTCGGCATCGTCAACGATCACGACAAGGCCTGCTTCCGCCGCAAGGAAGTCTCGCAGAACTTCTGCGGATTGCGCAGTGCGGGAAAAACCCGGGGCACGGGGAAGGCGAGCAGCGCTTGA
- a CDS encoding ABC transporter permease: MAENASTLGALRRLSGRPDTPRALATGAADTTPAAARVSKPRRHPRLGPGRPIPYGAALGPIVLLLIWTVGSWTGFIDSRTLSPPWVVVSTAADLIGSGRLWTNFETSLWRALQGLFWGVVVGAALGVLSGLSRIGEYLLDGPVQIKRSIPSLALVPLLMLWLGIGEGMKITAIALIVFVPIYIQTHDCLRAIDSRYLELSETLGVGRWEFIRNVVLPGALPGFLLGLRFAVTYSWLALVVVEQVNSTSGIGYMIELARTYGQTEVIIVGLALYALLGLSSDALVRLLQRKVLKWRKTLAD, encoded by the coding sequence ATGGCTGAGAACGCTTCCACACTAGGCGCATTGCGGCGCCTGTCCGGACGGCCCGATACCCCGCGAGCCCTGGCGACCGGCGCCGCCGATACCACGCCCGCCGCGGCCCGCGTGTCCAAGCCTCGCCGTCATCCACGTCTGGGACCAGGCCGTCCCATTCCTTATGGCGCCGCCCTTGGCCCTATCGTGTTGTTGCTGATCTGGACCGTGGGATCCTGGACAGGCTTCATCGACAGCCGCACCTTGTCGCCACCCTGGGTGGTCGTAAGCACCGCCGCCGACCTGATAGGCTCCGGGCGCTTGTGGACCAATTTCGAGACCTCGCTATGGCGCGCCTTGCAGGGGCTTTTCTGGGGTGTCGTGGTGGGCGCCGCGCTGGGCGTGCTATCGGGTCTGAGCCGTATCGGCGAGTATCTGCTCGACGGACCGGTGCAGATCAAGCGCTCCATTCCCAGCCTGGCCCTGGTGCCGCTGCTGATGTTGTGGCTGGGCATCGGCGAAGGCATGAAGATCACGGCGATCGCCCTGATCGTGTTCGTGCCCATCTACATCCAGACGCACGATTGCCTGCGCGCCATCGACAGCCGCTACCTTGAACTGTCGGAGACCTTGGGCGTGGGCCGCTGGGAGTTCATCCGCAACGTCGTGCTGCCCGGAGCCCTGCCCGGCTTCCTGCTGGGCCTGCGCTTCGCCGTGACCTATTCGTGGCTGGCACTGGTCGTGGTCGAACAGGTCAATTCGACCAGCGGCATCGGCTACATGATCGAACTGGCCCGTACTTATGGCCAGACGGAAGTCATCATCGTGGGCTTGGCGCTGTATGCGCTGCTGGGCCTGAGTTCCGACGCCCTGGTGCGTCTACTGCAACGCAAGGTACTCAAATGGCGCAAAACCCTGGCGGATTGA
- a CDS encoding CoA-acylating methylmalonate-semialdehyde dehydrogenase — MATNTQTPIVGHWIDGKSNAGSGAGRSPIYNPATGAVSAQAALATPADVDAAVASARAAFPAWADTPPLRRARIMFKFLQLLQENRERLAHTITAEHGKVYEDALGEVARGIDIVEFACGVPQLLKGDYTEQVAGGLDNWTVRQPLGVVAGITPFNFPVMVPMWMFPVAIATGNTFVLKPSPIDPSPSLLLGELLKQAGLPDGVFNVVQGDKDAVNALLEHPDVKAVSFVGSTPIANYIYETGARHGKRVQALGGAKNHMVVMPDADLEQAADALIGAGFGSAGERCMAVSVAMLVGDVGEKLIPMLVERAKSLKVLNGENSAAEMGPIVTAAAHQRITGYIEIGEKEGAQLLVDGRGFDGKKAGDGCDKGFWMGATLFDKVTPEMRIYKEEIFGPVLSCVHVKDLAEAVALINAHEFGNGVACFTRDGQVAREFGRRIEVGMVGINVPIPVPMAWQGFGGWKRSLFGDMHAYGEEGVRFYTRQKSIMQRWPDSIGKGAEFTMPTPGGV, encoded by the coding sequence ATGGCTACCAATACCCAGACCCCCATCGTCGGCCACTGGATCGACGGCAAGAGCAACGCCGGCAGCGGCGCCGGCCGTTCGCCCATCTACAACCCGGCCACGGGCGCCGTCAGTGCCCAGGCCGCCCTGGCCACGCCGGCCGACGTCGATGCCGCCGTGGCTTCGGCGCGCGCGGCTTTCCCCGCCTGGGCCGACACGCCCCCGCTGCGCCGCGCCCGCATCATGTTCAAGTTCCTGCAGCTGCTGCAGGAGAATCGCGAGCGCCTGGCGCACACCATCACCGCCGAACACGGCAAGGTGTATGAAGACGCGCTGGGCGAAGTGGCACGTGGGATCGACATCGTCGAGTTCGCCTGCGGCGTTCCCCAATTGCTGAAAGGCGACTACACGGAACAGGTCGCCGGCGGTCTGGATAACTGGACCGTACGCCAGCCCCTGGGCGTGGTGGCCGGCATCACGCCGTTCAACTTCCCGGTGATGGTGCCGATGTGGATGTTCCCCGTGGCCATCGCCACCGGCAATACCTTCGTGCTCAAGCCCAGCCCCATTGACCCGTCGCCGTCCCTGTTGCTGGGCGAACTGCTCAAGCAGGCCGGCTTGCCGGATGGTGTGTTCAACGTGGTGCAGGGCGACAAGGACGCCGTCAACGCCTTGCTGGAGCATCCCGACGTCAAGGCGGTGTCCTTCGTCGGCTCGACGCCCATCGCGAATTACATCTACGAAACCGGCGCCCGCCACGGCAAGCGCGTGCAGGCCCTGGGCGGCGCCAAGAACCATATGGTGGTGATGCCCGACGCGGACCTCGAACAGGCCGCCGACGCGCTGATCGGCGCGGGCTTCGGCTCGGCCGGCGAACGCTGCATGGCGGTATCCGTGGCCATGCTGGTGGGCGACGTCGGCGAGAAGCTGATCCCCATGCTGGTCGAGCGCGCCAAGTCCCTGAAGGTGCTCAACGGCGAAAACAGCGCCGCGGAAATGGGCCCCATCGTCACGGCCGCCGCGCATCAGCGTATCACCGGCTACATCGAGATCGGCGAGAAGGAAGGCGCGCAATTGCTGGTGGACGGCCGTGGCTTCGACGGCAAGAAGGCCGGCGACGGTTGCGACAAGGGCTTCTGGATGGGCGCCACGCTGTTCGACAAGGTGACGCCGGAAATGCGCATCTACAAGGAAGAAATCTTCGGACCGGTGCTCAGCTGCGTCCACGTGAAGGATCTGGCCGAAGCGGTGGCCTTGATCAATGCCCACGAGTTCGGCAACGGCGTGGCTTGCTTCACCCGCGACGGCCAGGTGGCGCGCGAGTTCGGCCGCCGCATCGAGGTGGGCATGGTCGGTATCAACGTGCCGATCCCGGTGCCGATGGCATGGCAAGGCTTCGGCGGCTGGAAGCGTTCGCTGTTCGGCGACATGCATGCCTATGGCGAGGAAGGCGTACGGTTCTACACCCGCCAGAAAAGCATCATGCAACGTTGGCCGGACAGCATCGGCAAGGGCGCCGAGTTCACGATGCCGACGCCTGGGGGCGTTTGA
- a CDS encoding Ku protein, with product MASTASRTLWKGAISFGLVHIPVGLHTATKESGIDFDWLDKRSMDPVGYKRINKRTGREIDRENIVKGVEYESGQYVIISPEEIEEAYPRTTQTIEILRFVEAGAVPFVYLERPYYVAPINKGQKVYALLRDTLAKAEKIAIAKVVIQTKQHLAALIPSGDGLVLNLMRWGDEVKPMEELDLPKAGAKNMSPSAAELKMARMLVDDMSGDWDPDEFKDEFREAIMGLVEKRAKAGQTEQVFEPEEETPARGDNVIDLTALLRQSLTGRKGGGKASDEAPARKAAAAPAKSAKSSAKSAGKTTKTATKAAAKTATKTASKAASKTASKTAAKKAPASRKAAAKSGSSSTRKAA from the coding sequence ATGGCGAGTACCGCATCGCGTACCCTCTGGAAGGGTGCCATCTCATTCGGTCTGGTCCACATCCCCGTGGGCCTGCACACGGCCACCAAGGAATCCGGGATCGATTTCGACTGGCTCGACAAGCGCAGCATGGATCCGGTCGGCTACAAGCGCATCAACAAGCGCACGGGCCGCGAAATCGACCGGGAGAACATCGTCAAAGGCGTCGAGTACGAGAGCGGCCAGTACGTCATCATTTCGCCCGAGGAAATCGAGGAAGCATACCCACGTACCACGCAGACCATAGAGATCCTGCGTTTCGTGGAAGCGGGCGCCGTGCCTTTCGTCTATCTGGAGCGTCCGTACTACGTGGCGCCCATCAACAAAGGGCAAAAGGTCTACGCCCTGTTGCGCGACACCCTGGCCAAGGCGGAAAAGATCGCCATCGCCAAGGTCGTGATCCAGACCAAACAACATTTGGCTGCGCTGATCCCGTCTGGAGACGGCCTGGTCCTGAATCTCATGCGATGGGGTGACGAGGTCAAGCCCATGGAAGAGCTGGACCTGCCCAAGGCCGGCGCCAAGAATATGTCACCCAGCGCGGCGGAGTTGAAAATGGCGCGCATGCTGGTGGACGACATGAGCGGCGACTGGGACCCCGATGAGTTCAAGGACGAGTTCCGCGAAGCCATCATGGGGCTGGTGGAGAAGCGCGCCAAGGCCGGCCAGACGGAACAGGTGTTCGAGCCGGAAGAGGAAACGCCTGCCCGTGGAGACAACGTCATCGACCTGACGGCCCTGTTGCGGCAGAGCCTGACGGGGCGCAAGGGCGGCGGCAAGGCGAGCGACGAGGCGCCTGCGCGCAAGGCGGCCGCTGCGCCCGCGAAGTCGGCGAAGTCCTCGGCCAAGTCGGCCGGCAAGACCACGAAAACCGCGACGAAGGCCGCCGCCAAGACAGCGACCAAGACAGCCTCCAAGGCAGCTTCCAAGACAGCTTCCAAGACAGCCGCCAAAAAAGCGCCGGCAAGCAGGAAGGCCGCGGCCAAGTCCGGTTCCAGCTCCACGCGCAAGGCAGCTTGA
- a CDS encoding ABC transporter ATP-binding protein, which yields MAQNPGGLNDAGSVVRVRALHRAFGTRTILDSIDLDIRRGEFVALLGRSGSGKSTFLRALANLDHDVQGGGELTVPEKLSVVFQDARLLPWKRLLENVTYGLRGADPRGRALAALAEVGLAGRETAWPGELSGGEQQRVALARALVREPALLLADEPFGALDALTRLRMHALLRRLCHAHQPAVLLVTHDVDEAIHLSQRIIVLDEGRLSVDVQVDLPDAAGAREARVVELRRYLLQSLGVTAEEAEAA from the coding sequence ATGGCGCAAAACCCTGGCGGATTGAACGATGCAGGCAGCGTGGTGCGCGTCCGGGCGCTACACCGCGCTTTTGGTACTCGCACCATCCTGGACAGCATCGACCTGGATATCCGGCGCGGCGAATTCGTCGCCTTGCTGGGCCGCAGCGGTTCGGGGAAAAGCACTTTTCTGCGAGCCCTGGCCAATCTGGACCACGACGTGCAAGGCGGCGGCGAATTGACCGTGCCGGAGAAGTTGTCAGTGGTCTTCCAGGACGCCCGCCTGCTGCCCTGGAAGCGCCTGCTGGAGAACGTCACCTACGGCCTGCGCGGAGCGGATCCGCGCGGCCGCGCCCTCGCGGCCCTGGCCGAAGTGGGACTGGCCGGGCGCGAAACCGCCTGGCCGGGCGAGCTGTCGGGCGGCGAACAGCAGCGTGTGGCCCTGGCACGGGCGCTGGTGCGGGAGCCGGCTCTGCTATTGGCGGATGAGCCGTTCGGCGCGCTCGATGCCCTGACGCGCTTGCGCATGCACGCCTTGTTGCGCCGGCTCTGCCATGCGCACCAACCGGCGGTGCTGTTGGTCACGCATGACGTTGATGAAGCCATCCACCTGTCGCAGCGCATTATCGTGCTGGATGAAGGACGTCTGAGCGTGGACGTCCAGGTCGACCTGCCCGATGCGGCGGGCGCGCGTGAGGCACGCGTGGTGGAGCTGCGGCGCTATCTGCTGCAAAGCCTGGGCGTGACAGCGGAAGAGGCAGAGGCTGCGTAG
- a CDS encoding ABC transporter substrate-binding protein — protein MHLPALLNRLATRLTRRLLLPVLPLLVVAGAAQAAQNTAPIPDTVPPGTVLRIGDPKTQRALELSGELKKLPFKIEWANISGGPRTIEAFRANALDLGSVADIPPIHATWTGLPVSIVAASFRKDPIDHPIYKLGIAPGAKIDTIADLKGKKIAYSPGQAQGALVLRILQKAGLTQKDVTLIEMPSTGDVYVSALASKLVDAAPIAEANQPRYLANYGHNGAKVIPHGLRDDPWYIYGLQSVLADPGKAAAVREYVKAWGRATRWIYDHPDQWVQGWYVEHEGLKEDAGRYLIKSAGEPDIPSDWNGVIERQQATIDLLAQETNKPRLNAADLFDRRYEFVAAKALEQP, from the coding sequence ATGCATTTGCCCGCCCTACTGAACCGCCTGGCTACGCGACTGACCCGACGACTGCTGCTGCCTGTATTGCCCCTGCTGGTCGTCGCCGGCGCCGCACAGGCCGCGCAGAATACCGCCCCCATCCCCGACACGGTGCCACCCGGCACCGTGTTGCGTATCGGTGATCCCAAAACCCAGCGCGCCCTGGAACTGTCGGGCGAACTGAAGAAGCTGCCCTTCAAGATCGAATGGGCCAACATCAGCGGCGGCCCGCGGACCATCGAAGCGTTCCGCGCCAATGCGCTGGACCTGGGATCCGTGGCCGACATTCCGCCCATCCACGCGACGTGGACAGGCCTGCCGGTGAGCATCGTGGCGGCGTCCTTCCGCAAGGACCCCATCGATCACCCGATCTACAAGCTGGGCATCGCGCCCGGCGCCAAGATAGACACCATCGCGGATCTCAAGGGCAAGAAGATCGCCTACAGCCCCGGCCAGGCACAAGGGGCTCTGGTACTGCGCATCCTGCAAAAAGCCGGTCTGACCCAGAAGGACGTGACCTTGATCGAGATGCCCAGCACCGGCGACGTCTACGTCAGCGCCCTGGCCAGCAAGCTGGTCGACGCCGCGCCGATCGCGGAAGCCAATCAGCCACGCTACCTGGCCAACTACGGCCACAACGGCGCCAAGGTGATTCCTCACGGCCTGCGTGACGACCCTTGGTACATCTACGGGCTGCAGTCGGTACTGGCGGATCCCGGCAAGGCCGCGGCGGTGCGCGAGTACGTCAAGGCCTGGGGTCGCGCCACGCGCTGGATCTATGACCATCCCGACCAATGGGTTCAGGGCTGGTACGTGGAACATGAAGGCCTGAAGGAAGATGCGGGACGCTATCTCATCAAGTCAGCAGGCGAACCCGACATTCCCAGCGATTGGAATGGCGTGATCGAACGCCAGCAGGCCACCATCGACCTGCTCGCGCAGGAAACCAACAAGCCGCGCCTGAACGCCGCCGACCTCTTCGACCGGCGCTATGAGTTCGTCGCTGCCAAGGCTTTGGAGCAACCCTGA